One part of the Truepera radiovictrix DSM 17093 genome encodes these proteins:
- a CDS encoding DUF2905 domain-containing protein: MARLLIALGLFLLVAGVALALFPRAFSWFGTLPGDLRIRRDGVSIFIPITSALLLSGALTLVINLIAWFLRR, translated from the coding sequence ATGGCACGCCTTCTCATCGCTTTGGGGTTGTTCTTGCTCGTCGCCGGCGTCGCCCTGGCGCTCTTTCCGCGGGCGTTCTCCTGGTTCGGCACGCTGCCCGGCGACCTGCGCATCCGGCGCGACGGCGTCTCGATCTTTATCCCCATCACCTCGGCGCTCCTGTTAAGCGGCGCGCTCACCCTCGTGATCAACCTGATCGCGTGGTTTTTGCGTCGCTAA
- a CDS encoding Ig-like domain-containing protein has product MQRPQTLLFVLLTLSLAACELIPFVPSVGGPSVARITPADGATNVPVGTSINVALNLPSGDLNLTTVSEQSVRLIVESNSQPVPVTVRVLNESETLVVTPREALAFNTTYRFEISSAVQDESGQAFRAHSSTFTTAGDASPSVVRSRPADGETNVPVTTGIATDLYLPNGGVANDSLTDETVTLTETRTQRRVEGSINTSAAGDVISFQPNSPLSPNTEYTFTVDGVRDVSGAALLPYSATFTTGAGGAQITPRFDIIDLPTTRGERHTSLAFGPDGNLYASTVDGRILRYSVNGDGTLGAPQTLTSLQQAEGGPRLTIGIAFDPSATASNLILWVSHTHFGFSNVQEEWSGKITRLSGPNLEAVQDYVIGLPRSIRDHVTNKIAFNPAEPNVLYFNQGSNTAMGAPDAPWGFRPERLLTAATLRVDVSQITSPPLNVQTEDGGSYNPFAPGAPLTIFGRGLRNAYDLVWHSNGRLYVPTNGSAAGGNVPRFDPSLGDCSTRPEGGYSGPVLDDPSDVNAPYSSDQTDGWRINQTQSDYLFIVEEDSYYGHPNPTRCEWIMNGGGTATDSTRVQGYPGSVSPDPNWRGAAFDFGLNVSPNGAIEYRSSTFGGALRGQLLVTRYSNFNDVLAVELDSLGNPVGAEPIVTSGSFQNPLDLAEDLRNGYLYVSEYGSESSSLNVPDAGLKLLRPLQ; this is encoded by the coding sequence ATGCAACGACCCCAAACCCTGCTCTTCGTCCTCCTCACCTTGAGCCTCGCGGCGTGCGAGCTCATCCCCTTCGTACCGAGCGTCGGCGGTCCGTCGGTGGCGCGGATCACCCCCGCGGACGGGGCGACGAACGTCCCCGTCGGCACCAGCATCAACGTCGCGCTCAACCTGCCGAGCGGCGACCTCAACCTCACCACGGTGAGCGAGCAGAGCGTGCGGCTCATCGTCGAGAGCAACTCGCAACCCGTCCCCGTGACGGTTCGCGTGCTTAACGAGAGCGAGACGCTCGTCGTGACGCCGCGTGAGGCGCTCGCCTTTAACACCACCTACCGCTTCGAGATCTCGAGCGCGGTGCAAGACGAGAGCGGTCAGGCGTTCCGGGCGCATAGCAGCACCTTTACCACCGCCGGCGACGCCTCCCCGTCAGTGGTGCGTTCGCGCCCGGCCGACGGCGAGACGAACGTTCCGGTAACGACCGGCATCGCCACCGACCTCTATTTGCCCAACGGCGGGGTCGCCAACGACAGCCTCACCGACGAGACGGTCACCCTGACCGAAACGCGGACGCAGCGGCGCGTCGAGGGGTCGATCAACACCTCCGCCGCTGGCGACGTCATCAGCTTCCAGCCGAACAGCCCGCTCAGCCCCAACACCGAGTACACCTTTACCGTCGACGGGGTGCGCGACGTCTCCGGTGCGGCCCTGCTGCCCTACAGCGCGACCTTTACCACGGGGGCGGGGGGCGCGCAGATCACCCCGCGCTTCGACATCATTGACCTGCCGACCACGCGGGGCGAGCGCCACACCTCGCTCGCCTTCGGCCCCGACGGTAACCTCTACGCCTCGACGGTCGACGGGCGCATCCTGCGCTACAGCGTCAACGGCGACGGCACCCTCGGCGCGCCGCAGACCCTGACCTCGCTCCAGCAGGCCGAGGGTGGCCCGCGCCTCACCATCGGCATCGCTTTTGATCCGAGCGCGACCGCGAGCAACCTCATCTTGTGGGTGAGCCACACGCACTTCGGCTTTTCGAACGTGCAAGAGGAGTGGAGCGGTAAGATCACGCGTCTAAGCGGCCCTAACCTCGAGGCCGTACAGGACTACGTGATCGGCCTCCCCCGCTCGATCCGCGACCACGTCACCAACAAGATCGCCTTTAACCCCGCTGAACCTAACGTGCTCTACTTCAACCAGGGGAGCAACACGGCGATGGGTGCCCCCGACGCACCGTGGGGCTTCCGTCCGGAGCGCCTCTTGACCGCCGCTACCTTGCGCGTCGACGTCTCGCAGATTACCAGCCCGCCCCTAAACGTGCAGACCGAAGACGGCGGCTCGTACAACCCGTTCGCGCCGGGGGCGCCGCTGACCATCTTCGGGCGTGGGCTGCGCAACGCTTATGACCTCGTGTGGCACTCTAACGGCCGGCTCTACGTCCCCACCAACGGTTCGGCGGCGGGTGGCAACGTGCCGCGCTTCGATCCCAGCTTGGGCGACTGCTCGACCCGCCCTGAGGGTGGCTACAGCGGCCCCGTGCTCGACGACCCGTCGGACGTCAATGCGCCCTACTCGAGCGACCAAACCGACGGCTGGCGCATCAACCAGACGCAGAGCGACTACCTCTTTATCGTCGAAGAGGACAGCTACTACGGTCATCCCAACCCGACGCGCTGCGAGTGGATCATGAATGGCGGCGGTACGGCGACCGACTCGACGCGCGTTCAGGGCTACCCCGGCTCGGTGTCGCCCGACCCGAACTGGCGCGGCGCGGCCTTCGACTTCGGCCTCAACGTCTCACCCAACGGCGCTATCGAGTACCGCAGCAGCACCTTCGGCGGCGCCCTGCGCGGTCAGCTCCTGGTGACGCGCTACAGCAACTTTAACGACGTGCTCGCGGTCGAACTCGACAGCCTCGGCAACCCCGTCGGCGCTGAGCCGATCGTCACCTCGGGGAGCTTCCAGAACCCGCTCGACCTCGCCGAGGACCTCCGCAACGGCTACCTGTACGTCTCCGAGTACGGCAGCGAGAGCAGCAGCCTGAACGTCCCCGACGCCGGTTTGAAGCTGCTGCGGCCCCTCCAGTAA
- a CDS encoding choice-of-anchor D domain-containing protein, whose amino-acid sequence MQRTRVALLAGLVFTLSACNLFPTPATPRVSSVSPADGATNVPTNAAVRAQLSVPDSAGSIDLTTLSAETVSLTDVGSGNAVAATRTLEGATLVLRPTEALAPETTYRFAVTEGLATETGATFTPFQSTFTTGQGASPNPDVTFQAVPARVLFTAGGETASDTRTVTLRNDGSSPISLSDVSITGEGAARFDLETPAPATLAPGESATLSLRFTPSAPGPQRATLVVASSDPQTPRLEVPLGGLGVRGQGGNQEPSLQWILDTYGFDIDTGDATPGDTFLVTEPNNDLLGDEVSLQRMVRANPAEPVTIEVLAAFGVPNDPVLEFGVYEAGRVGTREALFTVPQAPALNAQRLAPDIESDLVDASGLIRFDPSSEPFGFYSFWPTNRFFNQRYVYTEDRLNTFQGAVPRQVRAYPLVENGETVENAFVLATEEFSQGFDYNDVVVLVRNVAPASTADIDGLQVTNPLGLPFDDRLVLHSIRDTSGNLCNPERDPTCDPTAQPWLELNTRNTGTVRLRNTGGAPLQVSVSTTEPSAFIFPNGETFLTLDPGSTYDLTVQFAPVGLGGKGVLQAAFVAQVGGATAEMELAGIYMPAPEGGREVYLEGLVVDAFGYPIDVGADSQGGLTSAAPDAPLAGDEVRSAYWRAATPGPVTVTQIAAFHSCCNVTYPFEMFYEGASTPFASFRHERLDGQTIYPRALGGEEIAGMSVSPTGPFEMRSAGYSTNPSLGRGNGNLGLRLWPAKDRSGQPIPNTYIAAQDFVENGCGTTDTANCDYNDNMYLIENIEPVN is encoded by the coding sequence ATGCAGCGCACCCGTGTTGCGCTCCTTGCCGGCCTCGTGTTCACCCTGAGCGCCTGCAACCTCTTCCCGACCCCAGCGACCCCCCGCGTCAGCAGCGTGAGCCCCGCCGACGGGGCGACGAACGTGCCGACGAACGCCGCGGTGCGCGCGCAGCTCAGCGTGCCCGACAGCGCGGGGAGCATCGACCTCACGACCCTAAGCGCCGAGACGGTGAGCCTGACGGACGTCGGGAGCGGCAACGCGGTCGCCGCGACCCGCACGTTAGAGGGCGCGACGCTCGTGCTGCGGCCCACCGAGGCGCTCGCGCCCGAAACGACCTACCGCTTTGCGGTAACCGAAGGTTTGGCGACGGAGACGGGGGCGACCTTTACCCCCTTTCAGAGCACCTTTACCACCGGTCAGGGGGCGTCGCCCAACCCGGACGTGACCTTTCAGGCAGTGCCCGCGCGCGTGCTCTTTACCGCCGGCGGGGAGACCGCCAGCGATACCCGCACCGTAACGCTGCGCAACGACGGCTCGAGCCCCATCAGCCTGAGCGACGTGTCGATCACGGGCGAGGGGGCGGCGCGCTTTGACCTCGAGACCCCCGCCCCGGCGACGCTCGCCCCCGGCGAGAGCGCGACCCTCTCGCTGCGCTTTACGCCGAGCGCACCCGGGCCGCAGCGGGCGACGCTGGTCGTCGCGAGTAGCGACCCGCAGACGCCGCGGCTCGAAGTGCCCCTGGGCGGCCTCGGGGTGCGCGGTCAGGGCGGCAACCAAGAGCCCTCGCTGCAGTGGATTTTAGACACCTACGGCTTTGACATCGACACCGGCGACGCGACGCCAGGCGACACCTTTTTGGTCACCGAACCCAACAACGACCTTTTGGGCGACGAGGTCTCTTTGCAGCGGATGGTGCGCGCCAACCCCGCGGAACCCGTGACCATCGAGGTGCTCGCGGCCTTCGGGGTGCCGAACGATCCGGTGCTCGAGTTCGGCGTCTACGAAGCGGGGCGCGTAGGCACCCGCGAGGCGCTCTTTACGGTGCCGCAGGCGCCGGCGCTCAACGCCCAGCGCCTCGCCCCCGACATCGAGAGCGACCTTGTGGACGCGAGCGGGCTCATCCGCTTCGACCCCAGCAGCGAGCCCTTCGGCTTCTACTCGTTCTGGCCGACCAACCGCTTTTTCAACCAGCGCTACGTCTACACCGAGGACCGCCTCAACACCTTCCAGGGTGCGGTGCCGCGGCAGGTGCGCGCCTACCCGCTCGTGGAAAACGGCGAAACTGTCGAGAACGCCTTTGTCCTCGCGACCGAGGAGTTTAGCCAAGGCTTTGACTACAACGACGTGGTGGTGCTCGTGCGCAACGTCGCGCCGGCTAGCACCGCCGATATCGACGGGTTGCAGGTGACCAACCCCTTGGGGCTCCCCTTCGACGACCGCTTGGTGCTCCACAGCATCCGCGACACCAGCGGCAACCTCTGCAACCCGGAGAGGGACCCGACCTGCGACCCCACCGCGCAGCCGTGGCTCGAACTCAACACCCGCAACACCGGTACGGTGCGGCTGCGCAACACCGGGGGCGCACCTTTGCAGGTGAGCGTCAGCACCACCGAGCCGAGCGCCTTTATCTTCCCGAACGGGGAGACCTTCCTCACCCTCGACCCCGGCAGCACGTACGACCTGACGGTGCAGTTCGCGCCCGTTGGGCTCGGCGGTAAAGGGGTGTTGCAGGCGGCTTTCGTCGCGCAGGTCGGGGGCGCGACGGCCGAGATGGAACTCGCGGGGATCTACATGCCCGCACCCGAAGGGGGGCGCGAGGTCTACCTCGAGGGGCTCGTCGTCGACGCTTTCGGCTACCCCATCGACGTCGGGGCGGACAGTCAGGGGGGGCTCACGAGCGCCGCGCCCGACGCGCCCTTGGCCGGCGACGAGGTGCGCTCGGCCTACTGGCGAGCGGCTACGCCGGGCCCGGTGACGGTCACGCAGATCGCTGCCTTTCACTCGTGCTGCAACGTAACCTACCCCTTTGAGATGTTCTACGAGGGCGCCTCGACGCCGTTCGCCTCGTTCCGCCACGAGCGGCTCGACGGCCAGACGATCTACCCGCGCGCGCTGGGCGGCGAGGAGATCGCCGGTATGAGCGTCTCCCCGACCGGGCCTTTCGAGATGCGCTCGGCGGGTTACAGCACCAACCCGAGCTTGGGGCGCGGCAACGGCAACCTGGGGTTGCGCCTCTGGCCCGCCAAAGACCGCAGCGGTCAGCCGATTCCGAACACCTACATCGCCGCGCAAGACTTCGTCGAGAACGGCTGCGGGACGACGGACACGGCCAACTGCGACTACAACGACAACATGTACCTGATCGAGAACATCGAACCCGTCAACTAA